Proteins found in one Dermacentor silvarum isolate Dsil-2018 chromosome 8, BIME_Dsil_1.4, whole genome shotgun sequence genomic segment:
- the LOC119462823 gene encoding juvenile hormone acid O-methyltransferase-like encodes MRPLSAGKTGSQFILDVGGYNDFEHYTAKEDLDALNRIRFHGKPRDCHRHLDIGCGPGTFTKDYLVPSSLPCKTILAIDKSPSMIDFAKRNSVHDSVEYGVFDFGGSDVAELLNAYGHFDRIYSLLCFHYVKDQPKAYRDIAQLLTPNGGECLVTSGVACEPVDAWLHLHLMERWRDVIPDPRLVYSNQFRFDFDKNISDVESEMRSVVSEAGMTCTECSVYETQWPFPDVKSCVDAFFEAFELFKSVPPSDVDDAKKDWTRILDHRSGQGPGAFAMKTTLYCVHAQSPVT; translated from the exons ATGCGTCCGCTGTCGGCTGGGAAAACCGGCTCTCAGTTCATTTTGGATGTGGGAGGCTACAATGACTTTGAACACTACACGGCAAAGGAAGATCTCGATGCCTTGAACAGAATACGGTTCCATGGAAAGCCACGTGACTGCCATCGACACTTGGACATTGGGTGCGGACCGGGGACCTTCACGAAAGACTACCTCGTTCCCTCATCCTTGCCCTGCAAGACGATCCTGGCCATCGACAAATCGCCTTCGATGATCGACTTCGCGAAGAGAAACTCCGTGCACGACAGCGTAGAGTACGGTGTGTTCGACTTCGGTGGCAGTGACGTCGCGGAGCTGCTGAATGCATACGGCCACTTTGATCGCATCTATTCGCTCCTGTGCTTCCATTACGTCAAAGATCAGCCCAAAGCCTACAGGGATATTGCGCAGCTGCTGACACCGAATGGCGGAGAGTGTCTTGTGACGTCAGGGGTTGCCTGTGAGCCAGTGGATGCTTGGCTCCACCTACACCTAATGGAACGCTGGCGAGATGTGATTCCC GACCCAAGGTTAGTGTACTCAAATCAATTCAGGTTTGACTTCGACAAGAACATATCTGACGTCGAATCGGAAATGCGATCAGTGGTCTCAGAAGCCGGGATGACGTGCACTGAATGCTCTGTTTATGAAACACAATGGCCGTTCCCTGATGTCAAAAGCTGTGTCG aTGCATTTTTTGAGGCGTTTGAATTATTCAAGAGCGTTCCACCCTCGGATGTCGATGACGCTAAGAAGGACTGGACGCGCATCCTTGATCACCGCTCAGGACAAGGGCCTGGAGCGTTCGCCATGAAGACAACATTGTACTGCGTTCATGCTCAATCGCCGGTCACATGA